Proteins encoded in a region of the Raphanus sativus cultivar WK10039 chromosome 8, ASM80110v3, whole genome shotgun sequence genome:
- the LOC108819861 gene encoding cytochrome P450 81D11-like, which yields MSNLLNHPEILNKARGEIDELTGSDRLVDEQDIVNLPYLQNIVSETFRLYPALPLLVARMSSNDCKVAGYDMPRGTMLLTNVWAMHRDPKLWKEPERFKPERFEEQGEDKKLMQFGLGRRACPGAALAQRLVCFALGSLVQCFEWKRVDEKYVDMTEGKGASMPKATPLRAMCKARPIVGKVM from the coding sequence ATGTCGAATTTGTTGAACCATCCAGAGATACTCAACAAAGCGAGAGGTGAAATCGATGAGTTAACCGGATCAGATCGGTTAGTGGACGAACAGGATATTGTTAATCTTCCTTACCTCCAAAATATTGTGTCGGAAACATTTCGTCTGTACCCTGCTCTGCCGCTGTTAGTCGCTCGCATGTCATCGAATGATTGTAAAGTGGCTGGATATGATATGCCACGTGGTACGATGCTACTGACTAACGTGTGGGCCATGCATAGAGATCCAAAGTTATGGAAAGAACCTGAGAGGTTCAAGCCAGAAAGATTCGAGGAGCAAGGGGAGGATAAGAAGTTGATGCAGTTTGGGTTGGGACGACGTGCTTGTCCTGGAGCCGCACTTGCTCAACGGTTAGTGTGCTTTGCTCTTGGATCTTTGGTTCAATGTTTCGAGTGGAAAAGAGTTGATGAAAAATATGTGGATATGACCGAAGGCAAAGGAGCCTCTATGCCCAAAGCCACGCCGTTGCGAGCTATGTGCAAAGCACGTCCCATTGTTGGTAAAGTGATGTAg
- the LOC108819852 gene encoding uncharacterized protein LOC108819852, giving the protein MFFNFALGVYKLRTGPVGGSTSSSPVEDYITLCSVFRIYKAVWHIDDCLLFVLPWTPEDSFKIPEISTLPVWVNLKNIPDCCYSRLGISHVASGLGKPILTHKPRLDPTSMGEAKVLVEMELDRDFPKLITLDDKQGSIFLVGVEYTWIPSMCERCGNLGHKAKRCLLPSMPANDSALLPQTKDVLSDIPVVDIDLILHERDISASPSSTMHPKDSKAIDNLLISTSESSAHVLEEVHHVAASITLSPSHSQQVKPVIPLNSVPAFSTLVDAQSTPIDSQIMENTPSSIINNKVLEPSVIDPLTTTTNHCAFESLSRFTVLEEVEEAEIESSNSFSMTRGGRESKPPIKYQNMEWKTVRGRGNRGRRGRGSYQ; this is encoded by the exons ATGTTTTTCAATTTTGCTTTAGGCGTGTACAAGTTACGGACAGGGCCTGTTGGCGGTTCAACTTCATCGTCTCCAGTAGAAGATTACATAACTCTTTGTTCAGTTTTCAGG atTTACAAGGCTGTATGGCATATAGACGACTGCTTACTTTTCGTTCTACCGTGGACTCCAGAAGACTCTTTCAAAATTCCGGAGATCTCTACTCTTCCGGTATGGGTAAACTTGAAGAATATTCCTGATTGTTGCTATTCGAGATTAGGGATCAGTCATGTTGCTTCAGGACTTGGAAAACCTATTCTTACACACAAGCCTCGACTTGATCCTACCAGCATGGGTGAAGCAAAGGTTTTAGTTGAGATGGAGTTGGATAGAGATTTTCCGAAGCTTATTACACTTGATGATAAGCAAGGTAGTATATTTCTTGTTGGTGTTGAATACACGTGGATCCCATCTATGTGTGAAAGATGTGGTAATCTTGGCCACAAAGCAAAGAGATGCCTTTTACCTTCTATGCCGGCTAATGATTCAGCCTTGCTGCCACAGACGAAAGATGTTCTTAGTGATATCCCTGTTGTGGATATTGATCTTATTCTACATGAAAGGGATATTTCAGCTTCACCATCATCTACTATGCATCCAAAGGATTCAAAGGCTATTGATAATCTCTTGATTTCTACTTCAGAGTCTTCTGCCCACGTCTTAGAAGAGGTACACCATGTTGCTGCCTCTATAACTTTATCTCCTTCTCATTCACAACAAGTGAAGCCCGTTATTCCGCTTAACTCAGTCCCTGCTTTCTCCACATTAGTGGATGCACAATCTACTCCCATTGATTCACAGATTATGGAGAACACTCCATCAAGTATTATCAACAACAAGGTCCTTGAACCCTCTGTTATTGATCCTTTAACCACGACAACTAATCATTGTGCATTTGAGAGTCTCTCTCGTTTTACAGTGTTAGAAGAAGTGGAGGAAGCTGAGATAGAGTCTTCAAACTCGTTCAGCATGACTAGGGGTGGGAGAGAGTCAAAGCCTCCCATCAAATACCAAAACATGGAATGGAAGACAGTACGAGGGAGAGGAAACCGTGGTCGACGAGGCCGCGGATCCTATCAGTAG
- the LOC108819853 gene encoding cytochrome P450 81D11-like gives MEYLQTLLISLFLFFSTMFLLTKSKPKPNLPPSLRNSLPVIGHLHLMKRPFHRKLLSFSRSLGNAPIIHLRLGQRQTYVVSSRAIAEECFTKNDIVFANRPVLMINKHLGYNATHMVGASYGDHWRSLRRITAAEIFSSMRLSMFLYIRKDEIRRLLLRLSRDSIHGFVEVEMKSLFTNLAFNNIIRTIAGKRYYGDDAEDEDEAKLARHLVSEAMAGDSGRNPADYLSFLRWFTDSEARIKDVAHRFDAFLQKLVDEKRAEKEKSKTMINHLLSLQETQPDCYTDLVIKGIILDLIIAGTDTVAITLEWALSNLLNHQDILRKARIEIDDKIGLDRLVDEPDIVNLLYLQNIILETLRLYPAAPLLLPHLSSEDCQVGGYDMPRGTMLLMNVWAIHRDPELWEESERFKPERFDKEGEAQKVMPFGLGRRSCPGAGLAHRLMGLTLASLVQCFEWERVGVEQIDMREGKGVTMPKKEPLRAMCRARVLAGNMREDFL, from the exons ATGGAATATCTTCAAACACTACTTATCTcactctttctcttcttctctaccATGTTCTTGTTGACAAAATCAAAGCCAAAACCAAACTTGCCACCGTCTCTGAGAAACTCATTGCCAGTGATCGGCCACCTCCACCTGATGAAGCGACCATTTCATCGAAAATTACTTTCATTCTCAAGATCCCTAGGAAATGCTCCAATCATCCACCTCCGCTTAGGGCAACGTCAAACTTACGTCGTCTCGTCGCGTGCCATAGCCGAGGAATGTTTCACCAAGAACGACATCGTCTTTGCGAACCGTCCTGTGCTGATGATAAACAAGCATTTAGGGTATAATGCAACACATATGGTCGGAGCATCTTACGGCGATCACTGGCGAAGCTTACGTCGAATCACCGCCGCTGAGATATTTTCGTCCATGAGGCTCTCTATGTTCTTATATATACGTAAAGACGAGATCCGACGGCTTTTATTACGTCTCTCCCGAGACTCCATACAC GGATTTGTTGAGGTGGAGATGAAATCACTATTTACAAACTTGGCATTCAACAACATCATCAGAACTATAGCTGGGAAGCGATACTACGGTGATGATGCAGAGGACGAAGACGAGGCCAAATTAGCGAGGCACTTGGTGTCTGAGGCCATGGCAGGTGATAGTGGAAGAAACCCAGCTGATTATCTTTCGTTCTTGCGTTGGTTCACAGATAGTGAAGCACGGATCAAAGACGTAGCTCATCGTTTCGACGCATTCTTGCAAAAACTAGTCGATGAGAAACGCGCGGAGAAAGAGAAAAGTAAGACCATGATTAATCACTTGCTTTCTCTCCAAGAAACCCAACCTGACTGCTACACAGATCTTGTCATCAAAGGAATCATCCTT GACTTGATAATTGCGGGTACGGATACAGTAGCTATAACGTTAGAATGGGCATTGTCTAATTTGTTAAACCATCAAGATATACTAAGGAAAGCAAGAATTGAAATTGATGATAAGATCGGTTTGGACCGGTTAGTGGATGAACCGGATATTGTGAATCTTCTTTATCTTCAAAACATAATACTAGAAACACTCCGTTTGTATCCTGCTGCTCCATTACTACTCCCTCACTTGTCATCTGAAGATTGCCAAGTGGGAGGTTACGACATGCCACGAGGCACAATGTTACTGATGAATGTGTGGGCCATTCATAGAGACCCGGAACTATGGGAAGAGTCAGAACGGTTCAAGCCGGAGAGGTTTGATAAAGAAGGGGAAGCTCAAAAGGTTATGCCGTTTGGGCTTGGAAGACGGTCTTGTCCTGGAGCTGGGCTTGCTCATCGGTTAATGGGCTTAACTCTTGCATCGTTGGTGCAATGTTTCGAGTGGGAGAGAGTTGGTGTCGAACAAATTGATATGAGGGAAGGGAAAGGTGTCACGATGCCCAAAAAGGAGCCCTTGCGAGCAATGTGCAGAGCACGTGTTCTCGCCGGTAACATGAGAGAAGACTTTCTTTGA